One region of Eupeodes corollae chromosome 1, idEupCoro1.1, whole genome shotgun sequence genomic DNA includes:
- the LOC129949260 gene encoding homeobox-like protein HDP1, which translates to MTPVKPTRPMWPTRATRTMKPMKQTNVINETNKAIETNEKNETNETNGTNETNETNETNETNEINETIENNENNEIKETKANETNETNETNKAIETNEKNETNETNEKNETNETNETNETNETNETNETNETNETNEINETIENNENNKETSKTNETNEIKETSKTNEINETNETKRPTRQTRTTRTTRPTR; encoded by the exons ATGACACCAGTGAAACCAACTAGGCCAATGTGGCCAACGAGAGCAACGAGAACAATGAAACCAATGAAACAA ACCAACGTGATCAACGAGACCAACAAGGCCATCGAGACCAACGAGAAAAACGAGACCAACGAGACCAACGGGACCAACGAGACCAACGAGACCAACGAGACCAACGAGACAAACGAGATCAACGAAACCATCGAAAACAACGAGAACAACGAAATCAAGGAGACTA AGGCCAACGAGACAAACGAGACCAACGAGACCAACAAGGCCATCGAGACCAACGAGAAAAACGAGACCAACGAGACCAACGAGAAAAACGAGACCAACGAGACCAACGAGACCAACGAGACCAACGAGACCAACGAGACCAACGAGACCAACGAGACCAACGAGACAAACGAGATCAACGAAACCATCGAAAACAACGAGAACAACAAGGAGACTAGCAAGACCAACGAGACCAACGAGATCAAGGAGACTAGCAAGACAAACGAGATAAACGAGACCAACGAGACAAAGAGGCCAACGAGACAAACGAGAACAACGAGAACAACAAGACCAACGAGATAA